Proteins from one Oncorhynchus masou masou isolate Uvic2021 chromosome 12, UVic_Omas_1.1, whole genome shotgun sequence genomic window:
- the LOC135550030 gene encoding splicing factor, proline- and glutamine-rich-like isoform X1 yields the protein MSRDRFNINVRGNNRGAGFQRRGAGPGGPMRGGMGNLNNFRQNQHPFQRGPHPGNFGKPPNQIRQMTPQKPLPPTISQPGAQPIRPPPTPGPALTMKGPVQQQQAAAAAAPPATVAAPPAPTATTPAAAAPAAAPPAVATAPPKAATAPPKAATAPPKAAAAPPKVAATPAPAAAAAAAPAGQPKMLSPPPKPVPPKPVPTIASPPPNQMKKPALSSPPPNQMNRNQQRVGPGNANGNGHKSAPLNKKPEPQTQNTQMEAEEAQHPKELRATLSSLRRPGEKTYTQRCRLFIGNLPNDISDDTFKKLFAKYGEPSEIFINKNKGFGFIRLESRALAEIAKAELDDVPMKGRPLRVRFATHSAALSVKNLSPFVSNELLEEAFSQFGVVERAVVIVDDRGRSTGKGIVEFASKPAARKALDRCNDGVFLLTTSPRPIVVEPLEQYDDEDGLPEKLAQKNHNYHKEREEPPRFARPGTFEFEYSKRWKSLDDMEKQQRQQVEKNIREAREKLEGEMDDAFHVHQANMIRQDLLRREEELRRMEEMHSAEMQKRKEMQLSVHNRQEEERRIREEEMLRQREIEEQMRRKREEAYRSGNFMDNRDMRMTQGGAMGMADNQFGSPNQKFPMGHQGMGGPSTGGAMMPNEMRNERNFPQGGRGGLGPNNQGFGRVREEFDGPAKKPRF from the exons ATGTCTCGGGACAGATTTAACATTAACGTTAGAGGAAATAACCGTGGAGCTGGATTTCAACGCCGGGGAGCTGGGCCTGGTGGTCCGATGCGAGGTGGAATGGGTAACCTGAATAAtttcagacaaaaccaacaccCCTTTCAAAGAGGGCCTCATCCCGGTAACTTTGGAAAACCACCTAACCAGATACGTCAGATGACCCCTCAGAAGCCTCTGCCACCTACTATTTCCCAGCCCGGCGCTCAACCGATTCGGCCACCACCTACTCCTGGCCCTGCGCTAACCATGAAGGGCCCCGTACAGCAACAGCAGGCCGCGGCCGCAGCAGCACCTCCGGCGACCGTAGCAGCACCTCCGGCGCCCACAGCAACAACTCCAGCGGCTGCAGCACCGGCGGCCGCACCTCCGGCTGTTGCAACAGCACCCCCGAAAGCCGCAACAGCACCTCCGAAAGCCGCAACAGCACCTCCAAAAGCCGCAGCAGCACCCCCGAAAGTCGCAGCTACACCAGCACCagccgcagcagcagcagcagcgccggCAGGTCAACCAAAAATGCTGTCCCCACCTCCGAAGCCTGTTCCTCCGAAGCCTGTCCCCACAATCGCATCTCCCCCACCAAACCAAATGAAGAAACCAGCACTTTCATCTCCCCCACCAAACCAAATGAATAGGAACCAGCAAAGGGTAGGACCAGGCAACGCCAATGGAAATGGGCATAAATCTGCACCCTTGAACAAAAAACCTGAACCTCAAACTCAGAATACTCAAATGGAGGCCGAGGAAGCCCAGCACCCCAAG GAGTTGAGAGCGACGTTGTCATCGCTGCGCAGACCTGGCGAGAAGACATACACCCAGCGATGCCGCCTTTTCATTGGCAACCTTCCCAATGATATCTCAGATGACACATTCAAGAAGCTGTTTGCGAAGTATGGCGAGCCCAGTGAGATTTTCATCAACAAAAACAAAGGCTTTGGCTTCATACGCCTG GAATCCCGTGCATTGGCTGAGATAGCTAAAGCTGAACTGGATGATGTGCCCATGAAAGGCAGACCTCTTCGGGTGCGCTTCGCCACTCACTCTGCTGCACTGTCTGTGAAGAACTTGTCACCTTTTGTTTCCAATGAGCTACTGGAGGAGGCCTTCTCCCAGTTtggagtggtagagagagctGTGGTAATTGTAGATGATCGCGGGCGCTCCACTGGCAAGGGCATTGTTGAATTTGCCTCTAAGCCTGCTGCACGAAAGGCCCTGGATCGTTGCAACGATGGCGTCTTCTTGCTCACCAC GTCACCTCGCCCAATTGTCGTTGAGCCTCTTGAACAATATGATGATGAGGATGGTCTACCAGAGAAACTGGCACAGAAGAACCACAACTATCATAA GGAGCGGGAGGAACCGCCCAGGTTTGCCCGTCCTGGCACATTTGAGTTTGAATACTCTAAGCGCTGGAAGTCTCTGGATGACATGGAGAAGCAGCAGCGTCAGCAGGTGGAGAAGAACATTCGCGAAGCCCGCGAGAaactggagggagagatggacgaTGCGTTCCATGTGCACCAGGCCAACATGATCCGCCAAG ATCTGCTGAGGCGGGAGGAGGAACTACGGCGCATGGAAGAGATGCACAGTGCAGAGATGCAGAAGAGAAAAGAGATGCAGCTCAG TGTGCAtaacagacaggaggaggagcGTCGCATACGCGAGGAAGAGATGCTTCGCCAGAGGGAGATTGAGGAGCAAATGCGCCGCAAGCGTGAGGAGGCCTACAGGAGTGGCAACTTCATGGACAAT AGGGATATGAGAATGACTCAGGGTGGCGCCATGGGCATGGCTG ACAATCAATTTGGCTCACCCAACCAGAAGTTCCCCATGGGACACCAAGGCATGGGGGGACCCAGCACTGGGGGAGCCATGATGCCCAACGAAATG CGAAATGAGCGAAACTTCCCTCAGGGAGGCCGGGGGGGACTGGGTCCTAACAACCAAGGGTTTGGCAGGGTCCGTGAGGAGTTTGATGGGCCTGCCAAGAAGCCCCGCTTTTAA
- the LOC135550030 gene encoding splicing factor, proline- and glutamine-rich-like isoform X2 — protein sequence MSRDRFNINVRGNNRGAGFQRRGAGPGGPMRGGMGNLNNFRQNQHPFQRGPHPGNFGKPPNQIRQMTPQKPLPPTISQPGAQPIRPPPTPGPALTMKGPVQQQQAAAAAAPPATVAAPPAPTATTPAAAAPAAAPPAVATAPPKAATAPPKAATAPPKAAAAPPKVAATPAPAAAAAAAPAGQPKMLSPPPKPVPPKPVPTIASPPPNQMKKPALSSPPPNQMNRNQQRVGPGNANGNGHKSAPLNKKPEPQTQNTQMEAEEAQHPKELRATLSSLRRPGEKTYTQRCRLFIGNLPNDISDDTFKKLFAKYGEPSEIFINKNKGFGFIRLESRALAEIAKAELDDVPMKGRPLRVRFATHSAALSVKNLSPFVSNELLEEAFSQFGVVERAVVIVDDRGRSTGKGIVEFASKPAARKALDRCNDGVFLLTTSPRPIVVEPLEQYDDEDGLPEKLAQKNHNYHKEREEPPRFARPGTFEFEYSKRWKSLDDMEKQQRQQVEKNIREAREKLEGEMDDAFHVHQANMIRQDLLRREEELRRMEEMHSAEMQKRKEMQLRQEEERRIREEEMLRQREIEEQMRRKREEAYRSGNFMDNRDMRMTQGGAMGMADNQFGSPNQKFPMGHQGMGGPSTGGAMMPNEMRNERNFPQGGRGGLGPNNQGFGRVREEFDGPAKKPRF from the exons ATGTCTCGGGACAGATTTAACATTAACGTTAGAGGAAATAACCGTGGAGCTGGATTTCAACGCCGGGGAGCTGGGCCTGGTGGTCCGATGCGAGGTGGAATGGGTAACCTGAATAAtttcagacaaaaccaacaccCCTTTCAAAGAGGGCCTCATCCCGGTAACTTTGGAAAACCACCTAACCAGATACGTCAGATGACCCCTCAGAAGCCTCTGCCACCTACTATTTCCCAGCCCGGCGCTCAACCGATTCGGCCACCACCTACTCCTGGCCCTGCGCTAACCATGAAGGGCCCCGTACAGCAACAGCAGGCCGCGGCCGCAGCAGCACCTCCGGCGACCGTAGCAGCACCTCCGGCGCCCACAGCAACAACTCCAGCGGCTGCAGCACCGGCGGCCGCACCTCCGGCTGTTGCAACAGCACCCCCGAAAGCCGCAACAGCACCTCCGAAAGCCGCAACAGCACCTCCAAAAGCCGCAGCAGCACCCCCGAAAGTCGCAGCTACACCAGCACCagccgcagcagcagcagcagcgccggCAGGTCAACCAAAAATGCTGTCCCCACCTCCGAAGCCTGTTCCTCCGAAGCCTGTCCCCACAATCGCATCTCCCCCACCAAACCAAATGAAGAAACCAGCACTTTCATCTCCCCCACCAAACCAAATGAATAGGAACCAGCAAAGGGTAGGACCAGGCAACGCCAATGGAAATGGGCATAAATCTGCACCCTTGAACAAAAAACCTGAACCTCAAACTCAGAATACTCAAATGGAGGCCGAGGAAGCCCAGCACCCCAAG GAGTTGAGAGCGACGTTGTCATCGCTGCGCAGACCTGGCGAGAAGACATACACCCAGCGATGCCGCCTTTTCATTGGCAACCTTCCCAATGATATCTCAGATGACACATTCAAGAAGCTGTTTGCGAAGTATGGCGAGCCCAGTGAGATTTTCATCAACAAAAACAAAGGCTTTGGCTTCATACGCCTG GAATCCCGTGCATTGGCTGAGATAGCTAAAGCTGAACTGGATGATGTGCCCATGAAAGGCAGACCTCTTCGGGTGCGCTTCGCCACTCACTCTGCTGCACTGTCTGTGAAGAACTTGTCACCTTTTGTTTCCAATGAGCTACTGGAGGAGGCCTTCTCCCAGTTtggagtggtagagagagctGTGGTAATTGTAGATGATCGCGGGCGCTCCACTGGCAAGGGCATTGTTGAATTTGCCTCTAAGCCTGCTGCACGAAAGGCCCTGGATCGTTGCAACGATGGCGTCTTCTTGCTCACCAC GTCACCTCGCCCAATTGTCGTTGAGCCTCTTGAACAATATGATGATGAGGATGGTCTACCAGAGAAACTGGCACAGAAGAACCACAACTATCATAA GGAGCGGGAGGAACCGCCCAGGTTTGCCCGTCCTGGCACATTTGAGTTTGAATACTCTAAGCGCTGGAAGTCTCTGGATGACATGGAGAAGCAGCAGCGTCAGCAGGTGGAGAAGAACATTCGCGAAGCCCGCGAGAaactggagggagagatggacgaTGCGTTCCATGTGCACCAGGCCAACATGATCCGCCAAG ATCTGCTGAGGCGGGAGGAGGAACTACGGCGCATGGAAGAGATGCACAGTGCAGAGATGCAGAAGAGAAAAGAGATGCAGCTCAG acaggaggaggagcGTCGCATACGCGAGGAAGAGATGCTTCGCCAGAGGGAGATTGAGGAGCAAATGCGCCGCAAGCGTGAGGAGGCCTACAGGAGTGGCAACTTCATGGACAAT AGGGATATGAGAATGACTCAGGGTGGCGCCATGGGCATGGCTG ACAATCAATTTGGCTCACCCAACCAGAAGTTCCCCATGGGACACCAAGGCATGGGGGGACCCAGCACTGGGGGAGCCATGATGCCCAACGAAATG CGAAATGAGCGAAACTTCCCTCAGGGAGGCCGGGGGGGACTGGGTCCTAACAACCAAGGGTTTGGCAGGGTCCGTGAGGAGTTTGATGGGCCTGCCAAGAAGCCCCGCTTTTAA
- the LOC135550030 gene encoding splicing factor, proline- and glutamine-rich-like isoform X3, protein MSRDRFNINVRGNNRGAGFQRRGAGPGGPMRGGMGNLNNFRQNQHPFQRGPHPGNFGKPPNQIRQMTPQKPLPPTISQPGAQPIRPPPTPGPALTMKGPVQQQQAAAAAAPPATVAAPPAPTATTPAAAAPAAAPPAVATAPPKAATAPPKAATAPPKAAAAPPKVAATPAPAAAAAAAPAGQPKMLSPPPKPVPPKPVPTIASPPPNQMKKPALSSPPPNQMNRNQQRVGPGNANGNGHKSAPLNKKPEPQTQNTQMEAEEAQHPKELRATLSSLRRPGEKTYTQRCRLFIGNLPNDISDDTFKKLFAKYGEPSEIFINKNKGFGFIRLESRALAEIAKAELDDVPMKGRPLRVRFATHSAALSVKNLSPFVSNELLEEAFSQFGVVERAVVIVDDRGRSTGKGIVEFASKPAARKALDRCNDGVFLLTTSPRPIVVEPLEQYDDEDGLPEKLAQKNHNYHKEREEPPRFARPGTFEFEYSKRWKSLDDMEKQQRQQVEKNIREAREKLEGEMDDAFHVHQANMIRQDLLRREEELRRMEEMHSAEMQKRKEMQLSVHNRQEEERRIREEEMLRQREIEEQMRRKREEAYRSGNFMDNRDMRMTQGGAMGMADNQFGSPNQKFPMGHQGMGGPSTGGAMMPNEMGPRVIVGG, encoded by the exons ATGTCTCGGGACAGATTTAACATTAACGTTAGAGGAAATAACCGTGGAGCTGGATTTCAACGCCGGGGAGCTGGGCCTGGTGGTCCGATGCGAGGTGGAATGGGTAACCTGAATAAtttcagacaaaaccaacaccCCTTTCAAAGAGGGCCTCATCCCGGTAACTTTGGAAAACCACCTAACCAGATACGTCAGATGACCCCTCAGAAGCCTCTGCCACCTACTATTTCCCAGCCCGGCGCTCAACCGATTCGGCCACCACCTACTCCTGGCCCTGCGCTAACCATGAAGGGCCCCGTACAGCAACAGCAGGCCGCGGCCGCAGCAGCACCTCCGGCGACCGTAGCAGCACCTCCGGCGCCCACAGCAACAACTCCAGCGGCTGCAGCACCGGCGGCCGCACCTCCGGCTGTTGCAACAGCACCCCCGAAAGCCGCAACAGCACCTCCGAAAGCCGCAACAGCACCTCCAAAAGCCGCAGCAGCACCCCCGAAAGTCGCAGCTACACCAGCACCagccgcagcagcagcagcagcgccggCAGGTCAACCAAAAATGCTGTCCCCACCTCCGAAGCCTGTTCCTCCGAAGCCTGTCCCCACAATCGCATCTCCCCCACCAAACCAAATGAAGAAACCAGCACTTTCATCTCCCCCACCAAACCAAATGAATAGGAACCAGCAAAGGGTAGGACCAGGCAACGCCAATGGAAATGGGCATAAATCTGCACCCTTGAACAAAAAACCTGAACCTCAAACTCAGAATACTCAAATGGAGGCCGAGGAAGCCCAGCACCCCAAG GAGTTGAGAGCGACGTTGTCATCGCTGCGCAGACCTGGCGAGAAGACATACACCCAGCGATGCCGCCTTTTCATTGGCAACCTTCCCAATGATATCTCAGATGACACATTCAAGAAGCTGTTTGCGAAGTATGGCGAGCCCAGTGAGATTTTCATCAACAAAAACAAAGGCTTTGGCTTCATACGCCTG GAATCCCGTGCATTGGCTGAGATAGCTAAAGCTGAACTGGATGATGTGCCCATGAAAGGCAGACCTCTTCGGGTGCGCTTCGCCACTCACTCTGCTGCACTGTCTGTGAAGAACTTGTCACCTTTTGTTTCCAATGAGCTACTGGAGGAGGCCTTCTCCCAGTTtggagtggtagagagagctGTGGTAATTGTAGATGATCGCGGGCGCTCCACTGGCAAGGGCATTGTTGAATTTGCCTCTAAGCCTGCTGCACGAAAGGCCCTGGATCGTTGCAACGATGGCGTCTTCTTGCTCACCAC GTCACCTCGCCCAATTGTCGTTGAGCCTCTTGAACAATATGATGATGAGGATGGTCTACCAGAGAAACTGGCACAGAAGAACCACAACTATCATAA GGAGCGGGAGGAACCGCCCAGGTTTGCCCGTCCTGGCACATTTGAGTTTGAATACTCTAAGCGCTGGAAGTCTCTGGATGACATGGAGAAGCAGCAGCGTCAGCAGGTGGAGAAGAACATTCGCGAAGCCCGCGAGAaactggagggagagatggacgaTGCGTTCCATGTGCACCAGGCCAACATGATCCGCCAAG ATCTGCTGAGGCGGGAGGAGGAACTACGGCGCATGGAAGAGATGCACAGTGCAGAGATGCAGAAGAGAAAAGAGATGCAGCTCAG TGTGCAtaacagacaggaggaggagcGTCGCATACGCGAGGAAGAGATGCTTCGCCAGAGGGAGATTGAGGAGCAAATGCGCCGCAAGCGTGAGGAGGCCTACAGGAGTGGCAACTTCATGGACAAT AGGGATATGAGAATGACTCAGGGTGGCGCCATGGGCATGGCTG ACAATCAATTTGGCTCACCCAACCAGAAGTTCCCCATGGGACACCAAGGCATGGGGGGACCCAGCACTGGGGGAGCCATGATGCCCAACGAAATG